Within the SAR324 cluster bacterium genome, the region AAATTTAAATGATGATCACCCAATTGGGTAGTATTTTTGGAGATTTTCAGGTGGCTTCCATTATTTCAGGAAAAGAGTTAGGTCAACAAATTATCTCAGAATTGAAATCTGAAGTCTTTGCAATTAAGAAAGAGCTTAACATAAGCCCATGTTTGGCGGTCATTCTTGTGGGGGATGATCCAGCCTCTGTAGTATATGTCGCTAATAAGCGTCGAACATGTGAGGAGATTGGGATTATTTCGAAGGCATATGATCTGCCTGCTTCAACAACTATGAAGGAATTGCTGAAGGTTATTCATGAATTGAACAACTTAGCAGAGGTGCATGGCATTCTTTGCCAGTTTCCCTTGCCAGGCGGAATGAATGAACAGGAAGCAGTTTTGGCCATTGACCCTGCAAAGGATGTAGACGGGTTAAACCCTCTAAATGTTGGATTGCTCGCTAATGGCCAACCAAAATTTATCTCGTGTACACCCTTAGGAGTATTGGAAATTTTGAAAAGATATGAAGTCGAAACAGCTGGAAAGCAGGTTGTGGTGCTAGGACGGAGTAATCTCGTTGGGCGACCCTTGGCAACATTGCTTTCTCAAAAAGGGTGGGATGCAACAGTAACAATTTGTCATTCCAGAACTAGAAATCTTGAA harbors:
- the folD gene encoding bifunctional methylenetetrahydrofolate dehydrogenase/methenyltetrahydrofolate cyclohydrolase FolD, with the protein product MMITQLGSIFGDFQVASIISGKELGQQIISELKSEVFAIKKELNISPCLAVILVGDDPASVVYVANKRRTCEEIGIISKAYDLPASTTMKELLKVIHELNNLAEVHGILCQFPLPGGMNEQEAVLAIDPAKDVDGLNPLNVGLLANGQPKFISCTPLGVLEILKRYEVETAGKQVVVLGRSNLVGRPLATLLSQKGWDATVTICHSRTRNLESHVQKADIVIAAIGQPNFVTGEMLKENAVVIDVGINRLPSFDPNKKGKLCGDVDFESASQKASAITPVPGGVGPMTVCALIENTIIAAERIG